One genomic segment of Helianthus annuus cultivar XRQ/B chromosome 14, HanXRQr2.0-SUNRISE, whole genome shotgun sequence includes these proteins:
- the LOC118486538 gene encoding uncharacterized protein LOC118486538 translates to MENVDRITLLNDIDVLTTNYTIKVKIISLWRKKMRDNERETYRIDMILMDEKGSKIQASCMHKLFSKFERHLNVDACLIIKRPSLAANTASFKIVPNNQKLTFYYHTFVEKCNVWDGPQYVFNFVEFNDVLSKKIKEGTTVDFIGYVGVCYNIEDTNKKDGSKGKRLNLKLQDLEDVQIDLTLWDDYAKDMYSYMVSEKREAHVVVVVHFGAVKSYKGKWGFSNNFDGSRLFINDNFDDMLLFKQKFLAKLSASTESSSHAGSYMMCSVEDEFLKNDVFSPLAYLPSILEPKKVVVVGTIVAIVSDKMWYYDGCNYCKSKVEKKFETYDKDDGTSDVRDAQLYQCSNKDCNGKEVFPLSRFKIPVRVQDSTGIVTLTLFDHEAMKVGIYLRDPVFSHGQLYVALSRVKTKDGVKVLIFDKDGRPTNKTANVVYKEIFGKL, encoded by the exons ATGGAAAACGTTGATCGGATCACATTGCTAAACGATATCGATGTTCTTACCACAAACTACACTATCAAGGTTAAAATTATTAGTTTGTGGAGGAAGAAAATGAGGGATAATGAAAGGGAGACATATCGAATAGATATGATACTGATGGATGAAAAG GGTAGCAAAATTCAAGCTTCTTGCATGCATAAGCTATTTTCAAAGTTTGAGAGGCATCTTAATGTTGATGCATGCCTTATCATTAAACGGCCATCTCTTGCTGCGAACACAGCATCTTTCAAGATTGTTCCTAACAACCAGAAGCTaactttttattatcataccttTGTGGAAAAGTGCAATGTATGGGACGGTCCGCAATACGTTTTCAATTTTGTTGAGTTTAATGATGTTCTTTCAAAGAAAATAAAAGAGGGTACGACAGTAG ATTTCATTGGGTATGTTGGTGTTTGTTATAACATTGAGGATACTAACAAAAAGGATGGTAGCAAAGGGAAACGTCTTAATCTTAAGCTTCAAGATCTTGA AGATGTTCAGATCGATTTAACTCTTTGGGACGATTACGCTAAGGACATGTATTCTTACATGGTTAGCGAAAAGCGTGAAGCACATGTTGTCGTTGTTGTCCATTTCGGTGCAGTTAAATCATACAAAG GCAAATGGGGATTTTCCAATAACTTTGATGGTTCAAGACTTTTCATTAACGACAACTTTGATGACATGCTATTGTTCAAGCAAAA GTTTCTTGCTAAACTTTCTGCTTCAACTGAGTCAAGTAGCCATGCTGGGTCATATATGATGTGTTCTGTCGAAGATGAATTTTTAAAGAATGATGTTTTTTCACCACTTGCTTATCTTCCATCAATCTTAGAG CCAAAGaaagttgttgttgttggaaCTATTGTAGCAATCGTTTCTGATAAGATGTGGTATTATGATGGGTGTAACTATTGCAAGTCAAAAGTTGAGAAAAAGTTTGAAACCTATGATAAAGATGATGGAACAAGTGATGTTAGAGATGCGCAGTTGTATCAATGTTCTAACAAGGATTGTAATGGAAAAGAGGTTTTCCCGCTGTCCAG GTTTAAAATACCGGTTCGCGTTCAAGATTCAACCGGAATTGTGACGCTTACATTATTTGACCATGAGGCCATGAA AGTTGGTATATACCTGAGAGACCCCGTGTTCTCACATGGTCAGCTTTATGTTGCGTTGTCGAGGGTAAAGACTAAGGATGGCGTTAAGGTTTTAATATTCGACAAAGATGGGAGGCCAACAAATAAAACTGCAAACGTTGTTTACAAAGAAATATTTGGGAAATTGTAG